In Carassius carassius chromosome 5, fCarCar2.1, whole genome shotgun sequence, one genomic interval encodes:
- the gpsm1b gene encoding G-protein-signaling modulator 1b isoform X2 has translation MAQSAGSMDSDLASKRPHSRMEASCLELALEGERLCKAGDFKGGTAFFEAAVQVGTEDLKTLSAIYSQLGNAYFYLKEYGKALEYHRHDLTLARTIGDRIGEGKASGNLGNTLKVLGSYDEAAVCCQRHLDISQEQGDKVGEARALYNIGNVFHAKGKQQLWGVSQDRGELPPDVRDTLKRATAFYEKNLSLVKELGDRAAQGRAFGNLGNTHYLLGNFVEAIKFHRERLSIAKEFGDKAAERRAYSNLGNALIFLGKFNAATEYYRKTLQLSRQLKDQVMEAQACFSLGNTYTLLQEYERAIEYHLKHLLIAQELNDRVGEGRACWSLGNAYVSLGKHRQALHHAWKHLEISREIGDRNGEMTARMNVEELMEALGVKEADLSPSESEFKVQGARPKFIKKASMESVDLWKYSSEKNGDAPDVDGISRRSRNQLSQSSRSKSYADSQSSDERHWLDSPVDTDDITVHVTPPKLARDASDEDCFFDLLSKFQSSRMDDQRCQLDEPSNGENAGGTDPNTLNDMIDASLLTSPQTEELFDLIASSQSRRLDDQRVSVSNLPGLRITHNNLGHLCGESDPQEPSDDFFNMLIKCQSSRIDDQRCSPPEGGPRAPTVPDEDFFSLIQRVQAKRMDEQRVQLPFDEQDEDEIGPGAADS, from the exons ATGGCTCAGTCGGCAGGCAGCATGGACTCAGATCTGGCTAGCAAACGGCCCCACTCGAG GATGGAGGCATCTTGCCTGGAGTTGGCGCTGGAGGGGGAAAGACTGTGTAAAGCAGGAGATTTTAAAGGCGGTACAGCATTCTTTGAAGCTGCTGTTCAGGTGGGAACAGAAGATCTCAAGACCCTCAGTGCCATTTACAGCCAGCTGGGCAATGCTTACTTCTACCTGAAGGAGTACGGCAAAGCCCTGGAGTATCACCGGCATGACCTTACGCTTGCTCG GACGATCGGAGACCGGATTGGGGAAGGGAAAGCCAGCGGAAATCTGGGCAACACTCTGAAAGTTTTGGGCAGCTATGATGAAGCAGCTGTGTGCTGTCAGAGGCACCTGGACATTTCTCAAGAACAAGGAGATAAG GTCGGTGAGGCCAGGGCTCTGTATAACATTGGGAACGTGTTTCATGCCAAAGGGAAGCAGCAGCTCTGGGGCGTCTCGCAGGATCGTGGAGAGCTTCCTCCTGATGTCAGAGATACGCTCAAGCGAGCCACGGCCTTCTATGA AAAGAATCTGTCTCTGGTGAAGGAGTTGGGAGACAGAGCTGCACAGGGAAGAGCCTTCGGTAATCTTGGCAACACTCATTACCTGCTAGGTAATTTTGTGGAGGCCATCAAGTTCCACAGAGAG CGTCTCTCCATTGCAAAGGAATTTGGCGACAAGGCCGCTGAACGCCGAGCATACAGTAACCTAGGCAACGCTCTCATTTTCCTGGGCAAGTTCAATGCAGCCACAGAGTATTACAG AAAAACCCTGCAGCTCTCTCGGCAGCTGAAGGATCAGGTGATGGAAGCTCAGGCGTGTTTCAGTCTGGGAAACACATACACTCTGCTGCAGGAGTATGAACGTGCCATAGAATATCACCTCAAACACCTGCTCATCGCTCAGGAGCTGAACGACAG GGTCGGGGAGGGACGGGCCTGCTGGAGTCTGGGTAACGCTTACGTGTCATTGGGAAAGCACCGTCAGGCTCTGCATCACGCCTGGAAACACCTGGAAATCTCCAGAGAG ATCGGAGACAGGAACGGAGAGATGACGGCCAGGATGAATGTGGAGGAGCTGATGGAGGCCCTAGGGGTGAAGGAGGCAGATCTCTCTCCATCTGAATCTGAGTTTAAAGTGCAAG GAGCCAGACCCAAGTTCATCAAGAAAGCCAGCATGGAGAGTGTGGACCTGTGGAAATACAGCTCTGAAAAG AATGGAGATGCTCCGGATGTTGATGGTATTTCGAGGAGGTCAAGGAACCAGCTGTCTCAGTCTAGCAGAAGCAAAAGTTACGCAGACAGTCAGTCATCAGATGAGAGACACTGGCTCGACTCACCTGTGGACACTGATGACATCACTGTTCATGTCACACCTCCA AAACTGGCTCGTGACGCgtcagatgaggactgtttctttGACCTGTTGAGTAAGTTTCAGAGCAGCCGTATGGATGACCAGCGCTGTCAGCTAGACGAGCCGTCCAATGGAGAGAATGCCGGAGGAACAGATCCAAACACACTCAATGACATGATCG ATGCCAGTCTGTTGACGTCTCCTCAAACAGAAGAGCTCTTCGATTTGATCGCCAGCTCTCAGAGCCGCCGTCTGGACGATCAGAGGGTGAGCGTCAGTAACCTGCCTGGACTCAGAATCACCCACAATAACCTGGGCCACCTGTGTGGAGAGAGCGACCCGCAGGAGCCCAGCGACGACTTCTTCAACATGCTCATCAAATGCCAG TCGTCCAGGATAGATGACCAGCGCTGCTCTCCTCCTGAAGGGGGTCCGCGGGCACCAACCGTCCCAGATGAGGATTTCTTCAGCCTAATCCAGAGAGTTCAGGCCAAGCGAATGGACGAGCAGCGTGTGCAGCTCCCGTTTGACGAACAGGATGAGGACGAGATAGGGCCAGGGGCTGCAGACTCCTGA
- the gpsm1b gene encoding G-protein-signaling modulator 1b isoform X1: MMSTEAFPLSGAQIAMCRLVHRGPRPQATLRPLNQELRLYVEKTRTKPKCRMEASCLELALEGERLCKAGDFKGGTAFFEAAVQVGTEDLKTLSAIYSQLGNAYFYLKEYGKALEYHRHDLTLARTIGDRIGEGKASGNLGNTLKVLGSYDEAAVCCQRHLDISQEQGDKVGEARALYNIGNVFHAKGKQQLWGVSQDRGELPPDVRDTLKRATAFYEKNLSLVKELGDRAAQGRAFGNLGNTHYLLGNFVEAIKFHRERLSIAKEFGDKAAERRAYSNLGNALIFLGKFNAATEYYRKTLQLSRQLKDQVMEAQACFSLGNTYTLLQEYERAIEYHLKHLLIAQELNDRVGEGRACWSLGNAYVSLGKHRQALHHAWKHLEISREIGDRNGEMTARMNVEELMEALGVKEADLSPSESEFKVQGARPKFIKKASMESVDLWKYSSEKNGDAPDVDGISRRSRNQLSQSSRSKSYADSQSSDERHWLDSPVDTDDITVHVTPPKLARDASDEDCFFDLLSKFQSSRMDDQRCQLDEPSNGENAGGTDPNTLNDMIDASLLTSPQTEELFDLIASSQSRRLDDQRVSVSNLPGLRITHNNLGHLCGESDPQEPSDDFFNMLIKCQSSRIDDQRCSPPEGGPRAPTVPDEDFFSLIQRVQAKRMDEQRVQLPFDEQDEDEIGPGAADS; this comes from the exons ATGATGTCGACTGAAGCGTTTCCTCTGAGTGGGGCTCAGATAGCCATGTGTCGTCTGGTTCATCGCGGCCCCAGACCACAGGCCACGTTGAGACCTCTGAACCAGGAGCTCAGGCTCTATGTTGAGAAGACACGCACCAAACCTAAATGCAG GATGGAGGCATCTTGCCTGGAGTTGGCGCTGGAGGGGGAAAGACTGTGTAAAGCAGGAGATTTTAAAGGCGGTACAGCATTCTTTGAAGCTGCTGTTCAGGTGGGAACAGAAGATCTCAAGACCCTCAGTGCCATTTACAGCCAGCTGGGCAATGCTTACTTCTACCTGAAGGAGTACGGCAAAGCCCTGGAGTATCACCGGCATGACCTTACGCTTGCTCG GACGATCGGAGACCGGATTGGGGAAGGGAAAGCCAGCGGAAATCTGGGCAACACTCTGAAAGTTTTGGGCAGCTATGATGAAGCAGCTGTGTGCTGTCAGAGGCACCTGGACATTTCTCAAGAACAAGGAGATAAG GTCGGTGAGGCCAGGGCTCTGTATAACATTGGGAACGTGTTTCATGCCAAAGGGAAGCAGCAGCTCTGGGGCGTCTCGCAGGATCGTGGAGAGCTTCCTCCTGATGTCAGAGATACGCTCAAGCGAGCCACGGCCTTCTATGA AAAGAATCTGTCTCTGGTGAAGGAGTTGGGAGACAGAGCTGCACAGGGAAGAGCCTTCGGTAATCTTGGCAACACTCATTACCTGCTAGGTAATTTTGTGGAGGCCATCAAGTTCCACAGAGAG CGTCTCTCCATTGCAAAGGAATTTGGCGACAAGGCCGCTGAACGCCGAGCATACAGTAACCTAGGCAACGCTCTCATTTTCCTGGGCAAGTTCAATGCAGCCACAGAGTATTACAG AAAAACCCTGCAGCTCTCTCGGCAGCTGAAGGATCAGGTGATGGAAGCTCAGGCGTGTTTCAGTCTGGGAAACACATACACTCTGCTGCAGGAGTATGAACGTGCCATAGAATATCACCTCAAACACCTGCTCATCGCTCAGGAGCTGAACGACAG GGTCGGGGAGGGACGGGCCTGCTGGAGTCTGGGTAACGCTTACGTGTCATTGGGAAAGCACCGTCAGGCTCTGCATCACGCCTGGAAACACCTGGAAATCTCCAGAGAG ATCGGAGACAGGAACGGAGAGATGACGGCCAGGATGAATGTGGAGGAGCTGATGGAGGCCCTAGGGGTGAAGGAGGCAGATCTCTCTCCATCTGAATCTGAGTTTAAAGTGCAAG GAGCCAGACCCAAGTTCATCAAGAAAGCCAGCATGGAGAGTGTGGACCTGTGGAAATACAGCTCTGAAAAG AATGGAGATGCTCCGGATGTTGATGGTATTTCGAGGAGGTCAAGGAACCAGCTGTCTCAGTCTAGCAGAAGCAAAAGTTACGCAGACAGTCAGTCATCAGATGAGAGACACTGGCTCGACTCACCTGTGGACACTGATGACATCACTGTTCATGTCACACCTCCA AAACTGGCTCGTGACGCgtcagatgaggactgtttctttGACCTGTTGAGTAAGTTTCAGAGCAGCCGTATGGATGACCAGCGCTGTCAGCTAGACGAGCCGTCCAATGGAGAGAATGCCGGAGGAACAGATCCAAACACACTCAATGACATGATCG ATGCCAGTCTGTTGACGTCTCCTCAAACAGAAGAGCTCTTCGATTTGATCGCCAGCTCTCAGAGCCGCCGTCTGGACGATCAGAGGGTGAGCGTCAGTAACCTGCCTGGACTCAGAATCACCCACAATAACCTGGGCCACCTGTGTGGAGAGAGCGACCCGCAGGAGCCCAGCGACGACTTCTTCAACATGCTCATCAAATGCCAG TCGTCCAGGATAGATGACCAGCGCTGCTCTCCTCCTGAAGGGGGTCCGCGGGCACCAACCGTCCCAGATGAGGATTTCTTCAGCCTAATCCAGAGAGTTCAGGCCAAGCGAATGGACGAGCAGCGTGTGCAGCTCCCGTTTGACGAACAGGATGAGGACGAGATAGGGCCAGGGGCTGCAGACTCCTGA